The DNA region GGCCAAGATCTGCTGTTCCTGAAAGATTGGCTACACGATCATTCGGAGGCGGGGCCATCGCAACCGCGCCGAGCGCCGATCAGCCTTATCTACTTCGGCTACTTTAACCCACGGCATGCAGGTATCGAATACACGGTGCCCGACGCACTAGTGGAGCGTCAGGACGGGCCTGTGCCGGTAGAGGTCATACCGCCCGGATGGTATGCCGTGAGCGTCAATTTCGTGCGCGGATATCCATGGTTTGTTTACAAGCCTGATGGGACGAAGGCAGGCGTAAGCCAGAATGCGCTAGCAGCGTTTCAACGACTCAAGCCCGTTGCGATCGCGGGATACTCGATCTATATCTACAAAGTGGAATTGCCTTAGCATTGGGATTTCAGCCGCAGGCCCTCGTGGAGCGGTGAGCCGTGTCATCCGAGGTAATCGATCACGATCGACGCGTCCACGTCGGATAAGCGGCGCTGCGAACCGGCCGAGCCGCCAGGCGCTCGGTGAAGCGCGTGCGCTTATCGCTCCTCAGCGCTCGATTGATCATGGCTCGCTTAATCGGGAATTCGTCAAATCCGATAAACAGCTTTTCTCTTGCGAACATTCATCGTTGGATTGATATCGCTTCTTTACGGTCCTGAACAAACCCTACAGCGGAAACCGCCTGCTCAAAGCACGAGGCACCGGTGTCTTTACTGAGGGAGATGCTCATTTCGGCCGCAATGTGCTCGCGCGGAGCGTTCGTTCCTAGCTCCAGGTCAACAATCCACTCGCCGCGCAGTTTGTCGTGCGCTTCTTCTTTCACAGTGAGCCAATTCGCATGCGTATCGACATGCAATGTCATGACATCAGACCGATTACCCGGGCGGCCCGAATCAACAATGTATAAACGTCTCGTCGCCGGCAGATTTGCTGGCGCCAACACCCCAAAATCCACGAGGCTTGGAACGACAGTGAAGCCTGCCATTTCCTCAATGATAACCGGTATCACCAGGATCGGTCTTACCTTGTCGTTTGTCGCGATCGCAATCTTTGCGATTTGTCCCACATTCATTCCGTGCCGGCCGGTTACATCAATCCGGAGCTCCGCGCACTCGTTAGGAGGCACACTTGTTCTGCTAACCGAGGTCCTCGAACAACCGCATGTCGACGATACCGACTCGATCTCAAGCGCAAGGTTTCCATTATTGCGAATCTTGACAGTTCTGCTGACTGTCCCTCCCACCGAGAGCGTTTTTATCTCAATAACATCCGCATCGAGAAAGAGAATCGGTCTTCTAGCAACGGGTGACCCGACCGCGTAGGCAATGCAGCCGATTGCTGCACCCAT from Pirellulales bacterium includes:
- a CDS encoding DUF1573 domain-containing protein — its product is MIPQRRASIVYAVMGAAIGCIAYAVGSPVARRPILFLDADVIEIKTLSVGGTVSRTVKIRNNGNLALEIESVSSTCGCSRTSVSRTSVPPNECAELRIDVTGRHGMNVGQIAKIAIATNDKVRPILVIPVIIEEMAGFTVVPSLVDFGVLAPANLPATRRLYIVDSGRPGNRSDVMTLHVDTHANWLTVKEEAHDKLRGEWIVDLELGTNAPREHIAAEMSISLSKDTGASCFEQAVSAVGFVQDRKEAISIQR